A single Iodidimonas sp. SYSU 1G8 DNA region contains:
- the pnp gene encoding polyribonucleotide nucleotidyltransferase, with product MGPAAQELGLAMFNITRKELNWGGRKLVLETGRVARQADGAVMVSYGDTVVLCTVVAEKSPKPGLDFFPLTVNYTEKYYAAGKIPGGFFKREGRPTEKETLTSRLIDRPIRPLFPAGFRNETQVLCTVLSHDMENDPDMVAMIGASAALTISGIPFLGPIGGARVGYIDGAYVLNPSIDDLPNSQLDLAVAGTSTAVLMVESQAAELSEEVMLGAVMFGHEQMQPVIDLIIDLAEEAAKEPWSLPEGPDNSALEARIAELGEPALRAAYANTEKQVRTKAISEAKSKVVAALADMDPPADPSVVKTLLKDLEKTIVRGNIIKTSRRIDGRDLTTVRQILAEVTVLPRTHGSCLFTRGETQSLGVVTLGTGDDEQIIDSLEGNWRSRFMLHYNFPPFSVGEVGRSGFTGRREVGHGKLAWRALQAVLPSAEEFPYTIRVVSEITESNGSSSMATVCSSSLAMMDAGVPIKRPVSGIAMGLILEKDGSYAVLSDILGDEDHLGDMDFKVAGTSEGITSLQMDIKITGITKDIMQSALAQAQGGRIHILAEMAKSLDQSRGELSSNAPRIETMSVPKDKIREVIGTGGKVIREIVEQTGAKIDIEDDGTIKIASSDPEAIKKARAWITGIVAEPEVGVIYDGKVVKVVDFGAFVNFIGNKDGLVHISELREERVAQVSDVIKEGQPVKVKVLGVDDRGKVRLSMRLVNQETGEELPDTREAKKPRRD from the coding sequence ATGGGGCCCGCCGCGCAAGAATTAGGATTAGCCATGTTTAACATTACCCGTAAGGAACTCAACTGGGGCGGCCGCAAGCTGGTCCTCGAAACCGGTCGCGTCGCCCGTCAGGCCGACGGCGCCGTCATGGTCAGCTACGGCGATACCGTCGTATTGTGCACCGTCGTCGCGGAAAAGTCGCCCAAGCCGGGCCTGGACTTCTTCCCGCTGACCGTCAACTACACCGAGAAATATTACGCCGCCGGCAAGATTCCGGGCGGCTTCTTCAAGCGTGAAGGCCGTCCGACCGAAAAGGAGACGCTGACCTCGCGCCTGATCGATCGTCCGATCCGTCCGCTGTTCCCCGCCGGTTTCCGCAACGAAACCCAGGTGCTCTGCACCGTGCTCAGCCACGACATGGAGAACGACCCGGACATGGTCGCCATGATCGGCGCCTCGGCGGCGCTGACCATTTCGGGCATTCCGTTCCTGGGCCCGATCGGCGGCGCGCGCGTCGGCTATATCGATGGCGCGTACGTCCTGAACCCTTCGATCGACGACCTGCCGAATTCACAGCTCGATCTGGCCGTGGCCGGCACCAGCACCGCGGTGCTGATGGTGGAATCGCAGGCCGCCGAGCTGAGCGAGGAAGTCATGCTCGGCGCCGTCATGTTCGGTCATGAGCAGATGCAGCCCGTGATCGACCTGATCATCGATCTGGCCGAAGAGGCGGCCAAGGAACCGTGGTCGCTGCCGGAAGGCCCCGACAACAGCGCGCTCGAGGCCCGCATCGCCGAACTGGGCGAGCCCGCCCTGCGCGCGGCCTACGCCAACACCGAAAAGCAGGTCCGCACCAAGGCCATCAGCGAAGCCAAGAGCAAGGTCGTCGCGGCACTGGCCGACATGGATCCCCCAGCCGATCCCAGCGTGGTCAAGACGCTGCTGAAGGACCTGGAAAAGACCATCGTCCGTGGCAACATCATCAAGACCAGCCGCCGTATCGATGGCCGCGACCTGACCACCGTTCGCCAGATCCTGGCCGAGGTCACGGTCCTGCCGCGCACCCACGGCTCGTGCCTGTTCACCCGCGGCGAAACGCAGTCGCTGGGCGTGGTCACCCTGGGCACCGGCGATGACGAGCAGATCATCGATTCGCTCGAGGGCAACTGGCGCTCGCGCTTCATGCTGCACTACAACTTCCCGCCCTTCTCGGTCGGTGAAGTTGGCCGCTCCGGGTTCACCGGCCGCCGCGAGGTGGGTCACGGCAAGCTGGCGTGGCGCGCCCTCCAGGCGGTCCTGCCCTCGGCGGAGGAGTTCCCCTACACCATCCGCGTGGTGTCGGAGATCACCGAATCGAACGGCTCCAGTTCCATGGCCACCGTGTGCTCCTCGTCCCTCGCCATGATGGACGCGGGCGTGCCGATCAAGCGGCCCGTGTCGGGCATCGCCATGGGCCTGATTCTGGAAAAGGACGGCAGCTACGCCGTTCTGTCCGACATCCTCGGCGACGAGGATCACCTCGGCGACATGGATTTCAAGGTGGCGGGCACGTCGGAAGGCATCACCTCGCTGCAGATGGACATCAAGATCACCGGGATCACCAAGGACATCATGCAGTCCGCGCTGGCTCAGGCGCAGGGCGGCCGCATCCATATCCTCGCCGAAATGGCCAAGTCGCTCGACCAGTCGCGCGGTGAACTCAGCTCCAACGCGCCGCGCATCGAGACGATGAGCGTGCCGAAGGACAAGATTCGTGAAGTCATCGGGACCGGCGGCAAGGTGATCCGCGAGATCGTCGAGCAGACCGGCGCCAAGATCGATATCGAGGACGACGGCACCATCAAGATCGCCTCCAGCGATCCGGAAGCCATCAAGAAGGCGCGTGCCTGGATCACCGGCATCGTCGCCGAGCCGGAAGTGGGCGTGATCTATGACGGCAAAGTCGTCAAGGTCGTCGACTTCGGCGCCTTCGTGAACTTCATCGGCAACAAGGACGGACTGGTGCACATTTCCGAGCTGCGCGAGGAACGCGTCGCCCAGGTTTCCGACGTCATCAAGGAAGGCCAGCCCGTAAAGGTGAAGGTCCTCGGCGTCGACGATCGCGGCAAGGTTCGCCTGTCCATGCGGCTGGTGAATCAGGAGACGGGCGAGGAACTGCCCGACACCCGCGAGGCCA
- the rpsO gene encoding 30S ribosomal protein S15 has translation MSITPARKEELIGEYAVVKGDTGSPEVQVAILTERINNLTGHFKTHAKDNHSRRGLIKMVNQRRRLLDYVKKVDEARYASLIQRLGLRK, from the coding sequence ATGTCGATTACGCCTGCCCGCAAGGAAGAACTGATTGGTGAATACGCTGTCGTCAAGGGCGACACCGGTTCCCCCGAAGTCCAGGTCGCGATCCTGACCGAACGGATCAACAATCTGACCGGACACTTCAAGACCCACGCCAAGGACAACCACTCCCGCCGCGGTCTGATCAAGATGGTCAACCAGCGCCGCCGGTTGCTGGACTACGTGAAAAAAGTGGACGAAGCGCGCTATGCTTCGCTCATCCAGCGCCTCGGTCTGCGCAAGTAA
- the rbfA gene encoding 30S ribosome-binding factor RbfA encodes MTRARGGPRTQRQSRVGEVLRHALAEVLSRGDLRDPALVGVSVTVTEVELGPDLKNATAWIMPLGGHDAEKVAAGLNRCARYLRGQVSHEVALRYTPQLRFSVDRSFEIAERIGTLLNEPGVRRDLDKDSSEDE; translated from the coding sequence ATGACCAGAGCACGCGGGGGTCCGCGGACCCAGCGTCAAAGCCGCGTCGGCGAAGTGCTTCGCCACGCGTTGGCGGAGGTGCTGTCACGCGGCGATCTGCGCGATCCCGCCCTCGTCGGCGTGTCGGTGACGGTGACCGAAGTCGAGCTCGGCCCCGATCTCAAGAACGCGACGGCGTGGATCATGCCGTTGGGCGGTCATGATGCGGAAAAGGTGGCGGCCGGGCTCAATCGCTGCGCTCGCTACCTGCGTGGCCAGGTCTCCCACGAGGTGGCCCTGCGCTATACGCCCCAGTTGCGGTTCTCGGTCGATCGCTCGTTCGAGATCGCCGAGCGGATCGGCACCTTGCTCAACGAGCCCGGCGTGCGCCGCGACCTGGACAAAGATTCCTCCGAGGACGAATAG
- the truB gene encoding tRNA pseudouridine(55) synthase TruB yields MGRRNKGRPITGWIVVDKPQGVTSAHAVARVKRMLDAAKVGHAGTLDPLATGVLPLALGDATKLVSYAMGGSKTYKFTVQWGEGRDTDDSEGAVTGTSDVRPDAAAIEAVLPEFTGLIQQKPPSYSAIKVDGERAYDLARDGAPPDLPPREVQVDRFSLLAAGADSADFEVDCGKGTYVRSLARDLGVRLGTFGHVTALRRTRVGPFHEADSFSLDKIGELGNSAPPSGLLLPIETPLDDIPAVAVMESEADRLRHGQAVFVPRQLNGEVVIKVSGKAVGLGVLEDGNLKPKRLFNS; encoded by the coding sequence ATGGGACGTCGTAATAAGGGCCGGCCCATCACCGGCTGGATTGTCGTCGACAAGCCGCAGGGCGTGACGTCGGCGCATGCGGTCGCGCGCGTCAAGCGGATGCTGGACGCGGCCAAGGTCGGCCATGCCGGCACGCTCGATCCGCTGGCCACCGGCGTGCTGCCGCTGGCGCTGGGCGATGCCACCAAGCTGGTTTCCTACGCCATGGGCGGCAGCAAGACCTACAAGTTCACCGTGCAGTGGGGCGAGGGCCGGGATACCGACGACAGCGAGGGCGCCGTGACCGGCACCAGCGACGTGCGTCCCGACGCCGCGGCCATCGAGGCGGTGCTGCCCGAATTCACCGGCCTGATCCAGCAGAAGCCGCCATCCTATTCGGCGATCAAGGTCGATGGCGAGCGGGCCTACGACCTTGCGCGGGATGGCGCGCCGCCGGACCTGCCGCCGCGCGAGGTTCAGGTGGATCGGTTCAGCCTGCTGGCCGCTGGCGCGGACAGTGCCGATTTCGAGGTCGATTGCGGCAAGGGCACCTATGTCCGTTCGCTCGCCCGCGATCTCGGCGTTCGGCTCGGGACCTTCGGTCATGTGACAGCCCTGCGCCGAACCCGGGTCGGCCCGTTCCACGAGGCCGACTCGTTTTCACTGGATAAGATTGGGGAATTGGGCAATAGTGCGCCGCCTTCGGGCCTTTTGCTGCCCATCGAGACACCGCTGGACGACATCCCGGCGGTCGCCGTGATGGAAAGCGAGGCCGACCGTCTCCGTCACGGCCAAGCGGTCTTCGTGCCGCGTCAGCTGAATGGCGAGGTGGTGATCAAGGTGTCCGGGAAAGCCGTCGGTTTGGGCGTGCTCGAGGACGGAAACCTCAAGCCCAAGCGGCTTTTCAACTCATAA